The following are from one region of the Phormidium sp. PBR-2020 genome:
- the arfB gene encoding aminoacyl-tRNA hydrolase → MLQISNKTSIPMSEIEMTAIRSSGAGGQNVNKVASAIQLRFDINASSMSPIHKSRLLKMRDRRITKDGVIIIKAQTHRSQEQNREDALKRLQKLLKSATVTRPKRKPTKPSRSAKRKRVDKKKQRGKLKASRKNVKMPD, encoded by the coding sequence ATGTTACAAATTTCCAACAAAACCAGTATCCCGATGAGTGAAATCGAGATGACGGCGATTCGTTCGAGTGGCGCGGGGGGGCAAAACGTCAATAAAGTGGCCTCGGCTATTCAGTTGCGCTTCGACATCAACGCTTCCTCCATGTCGCCGATTCATAAATCGCGCCTCCTCAAGATGCGCGATCGCCGCATCACCAAAGACGGCGTGATTATCATCAAAGCCCAAACCCACCGCAGCCAAGAACAAAACCGAGAAGATGCCCTCAAACGGCTGCAAAAACTGCTCAAAAGTGCTACCGTCACCCGCCCCAAACGCAAACCCACCAAACCCTCCCGTAGTGCGAAACGGAAGCGAGTTGACAAGAAGAAACAACGGGGAAAACTCAAAGCGAGCCGCAAAAACGTTAAAATGCCAGATTAG
- a CDS encoding CHAT domain-containing protein gives MGQPGGEARAVPPKRSASGVRHEALDYYNRALTILQDVETLWDDQTESFLLEQYPIHYLTRLSSHSLLAEPRPQPLPLLPLSLGLGGVGLGLLVKSRPWGGAVLAAALVTGGLSQVLTPQYAVLGFANPKPEDPYNLPGTEIEVQNIAQLAPESQIFVHEAANLETFKTQSSNYRYLHLATHGCFQQLGCCLGVNCDDNSPRETHLDANTLLFSDGNYPLAEAALLGLNQTELVALSACQTALQTYQDQDAIAGMAYLWERAGARSVMATLWSVDDTATQELMSEFYRLVIEEGFTKVESLRQVKLQEAHRHPYFWSPLVLIGDPR, from the coding sequence CTGGGGCAACCCGGAGGAGAAGCTCGCGCCGTACCGCCTAAGCGGTCGGCGTCGGGAGTACGTCACGAAGCCCTGGACTACTACAACCGAGCTTTGACGATTCTACAAGACGTTGAAACCCTCTGGGATGACCAGACGGAGAGTTTCCTGCTCGAACAATATCCCATCCACTATCTCACTCGTCTTTCGAGTCATTCTCTCCTCGCCGAACCTCGCCCTCAACCTCTTCCCCTGCTCCCCCTCAGTCTCGGCTTAGGGGGGGTGGGACTGGGACTCCTGGTCAAATCTCGCCCCTGGGGCGGTGCAGTGTTGGCCGCGGCCCTCGTCACTGGGGGGCTGTCTCAAGTCTTGACCCCCCAATATGCGGTGTTAGGGTTCGCCAATCCTAAACCCGAAGACCCCTACAATCTTCCCGGAACGGAGATTGAGGTGCAAAACATCGCCCAGTTGGCGCCCGAGAGTCAGATATTTGTCCATGAGGCGGCGAATTTGGAAACTTTCAAAACTCAATCGTCTAACTATCGCTATTTGCATTTAGCCACTCATGGCTGTTTTCAGCAATTAGGCTGTTGTTTGGGGGTGAATTGTGATGATAATTCACCACGAGAAACTCATTTAGATGCTAACACTTTGTTGTTTTCGGATGGAAACTATCCCTTAGCGGAGGCGGCGTTGTTGGGTTTAAATCAGACGGAGCTGGTGGCGTTGAGTGCTTGTCAAACGGCGTTGCAGACCTATCAAGATCAGGATGCGATCGCCGGGATGGCCTATCTCTGGGAACGAGCGGGAGCGCGATCGGTGATGGCAACATTATGGTCAGTGGATGATACGGCGACGCAGGAATTAATGAGTGAGTTTTATCGTCTCGTGATTGAGGAGGGATTCACGAAAGTTGAATCCTTGCGCCAAGTTAAGTTACAAGAGGCTCACCGTCATCCCTATTTTTGGTCGCCCTTGGTGTTAATTGGTGACCCCCGCTAG
- a CDS encoding ATP-binding protein has product MVSIQQIVQRAVNPFDSTTFRPGNFWHDDTGQDTSINRIHQEIVAGVSEMLAQVQGDRRSRTLVLSGDSGSGKSFLLGRLKRTLNPQAFFAYIGPWPERDYIWRHTLRYTIDSLTCIPEGERQSQLLLWLKSLSAFRDEGFLKKVIGERHLFVHNFKASYPSGIYNANEFFSILYHLTNPELYPLACDWLKGDDLDPESLKLLNVSSSIETEHQAQNILGNFGRIATATQPIVLCFDNLDNVDRSDRGYIDLQALFNVNSIIHNQKLKNFLVIISIITDTWRENSPHVQPADLARVDQEFHLRPVDMTAAIALWERRILPLHQQADPPIPSPLYPLSEQELHRKFPGNQALPRSVLMAGRQAFQNAKLQLQDQAEAVQEVDELAAFQLVWEKELAKSRKTVQEIRQFSAPELMKMLREALTALNVTGVEPKLLNSPTYSRYSLSFYWSLTLGRIGVIWIEEPNLNSFCRVMKSCQEALRKNTCQYLYLIRAENLGVPKNKGYRYYQALFVDSIHKHIIPQLESLQILAAYHELVNAAEAGDLLVGDRVIDYEDLKDLVVRSEVLQQCRLLQNLGVFERNFGSLLPSNTPDVPQTQESQLRERLKEYLFALVKTQQLVGRSVLMESTRSQFPDMTPEGIDGAIGVLCDEGAIVILNPESNAEEQLITVNP; this is encoded by the coding sequence ATGGTTTCTATCCAACAGATTGTTCAACGCGCTGTGAATCCTTTTGACTCGACCACCTTTCGACCCGGTAATTTTTGGCATGATGATACCGGCCAAGACACCAGTATTAATAGGATTCATCAAGAGATTGTGGCTGGGGTGTCTGAGATGTTGGCCCAGGTTCAGGGCGATCGCCGCAGTCGGACGTTGGTTCTCTCAGGGGATTCGGGGTCAGGAAAAAGCTTTCTGCTAGGGCGTTTAAAACGAACGCTCAATCCCCAAGCTTTTTTTGCCTATATTGGCCCTTGGCCCGAACGTGACTATATCTGGCGACATACGCTGCGCTATACCATTGATAGTTTAACCTGTATTCCTGAGGGGGAACGCCAATCTCAGTTATTATTATGGCTGAAGAGTTTATCGGCATTTCGGGATGAAGGCTTCCTCAAAAAAGTGATTGGGGAGCGTCATTTATTTGTCCATAATTTCAAGGCCAGCTATCCTTCAGGGATTTATAATGCCAATGAGTTTTTTAGTATTCTCTATCATTTAACCAATCCTGAACTCTATCCCTTGGCTTGTGATTGGCTGAAGGGGGATGACTTAGATCCCGAGAGTTTAAAACTGTTGAATGTCAGCAGTTCTATTGAGACGGAACATCAGGCCCAAAACATTTTAGGGAATTTCGGCCGTATTGCCACCGCCACCCAGCCGATTGTGCTGTGTTTTGACAACTTGGATAATGTCGATCGCAGCGATCGCGGCTATATTGACTTGCAAGCCTTATTTAACGTCAATTCCATCATCCACAATCAGAAACTGAAGAACTTTCTGGTCATTATTAGCATTATCACCGATACCTGGCGGGAAAACTCGCCCCATGTTCAACCGGCGGACTTAGCGCGAGTGGATCAGGAATTTCATTTACGGCCCGTGGATATGACAGCGGCGATCGCCCTGTGGGAACGTCGAATTTTGCCCCTCCATCAACAAGCCGATCCCCCCATTCCCTCCCCTCTCTATCCCCTCTCTGAACAGGAATTACACCGCAAGTTTCCGGGAAACCAAGCCCTACCCCGTTCCGTCTTGATGGCGGGACGACAGGCGTTTCAGAATGCCAAACTTCAGCTTCAGGATCAGGCGGAGGCGGTTCAAGAAGTTGATGAATTAGCAGCATTTCAGTTGGTTTGGGAAAAAGAATTAGCTAAATCCCGTAAAACTGTCCAAGAAATTCGTCAATTTTCCGCCCCAGAATTGATGAAAATGTTACGGGAAGCCTTGACGGCGTTAAATGTGACTGGGGTTGAACCCAAGTTATTAAATAGTCCCACCTATAGCCGCTATTCCTTAAGTTTTTATTGGTCGTTGACCTTGGGACGAATTGGCGTAATTTGGATTGAGGAACCGAATCTAAACAGTTTTTGTCGGGTGATGAAGTCCTGTCAGGAGGCATTGCGTAAGAATACCTGTCAATATCTCTATTTGATTCGGGCGGAGAACTTAGGGGTTCCCAAGAATAAAGGCTATCGCTACTATCAGGCCTTATTTGTGGATTCGATTCACAAACATATTATTCCCCAACTGGAGTCCTTGCAGATTCTCGCCGCCTATCATGAGTTGGTGAATGCTGCCGAGGCGGGGGATTTGCTGGTGGGCGATCGTGTGATTGACTATGAAGATTTAAAAGACTTGGTGGTGAGGTCAGAAGTGTTACAACAATGTCGATTGTTGCAAAATCTTGGGGTCTTTGAGCGCAATTTTGGTAGCTTGTTACCCTCAAACACTCCTGATGTACCTCAGACGCAAGAGTCGCAGTTACGGGAACGGTTGAAAGAGTATCTATTTGCCTTAGTCAAAACCCAGCAGTTAGTGGGGCGATCGGTGTTAATGGAGAGTACGCGATCGCAGTTCCCGGATATGACCCCAGAGGGGATTGACGGGGCGATCGGGGTACTCTGTGATGAGGGGGCGATCGTGATTCTCAATCCCGAATCCAACGCCGAGGAACAGTTAATTACGGTGAACCCCTAA